A region of Fimbriimonadaceae bacterium DNA encodes the following proteins:
- the menB gene encoding 1,4-dihydroxy-2-naphthoyl-CoA synthase: protein MSSGGILSAMLEVLSKGPVLHMVLNRPEVRNALNEELIAALNGAFSNLPQGTRVVVIRGEGKSFCAGGDLNWMRKAASYTEDENRRDAMEIGKLFANVANCPAAVIAQVHGAAFGGGAGLVSAADLSVAAEGTLFSFSEARLGLIPATISGFVIDKIGAGQARALFATAEAFDARRAYEIGLVHACVPEPELEEVVRTKVASILKNGPQAVAKSKRLVLDAPLPLGECVNRLAEARASEEGREGVAAFLEKRPAAFVAEP, encoded by the coding sequence ATGAGTTCCGGGGGAATACTGAGCGCTATGCTCGAGGTGCTTTCGAAAGGTCCGGTCCTGCACATGGTGCTTAACCGGCCCGAAGTCCGCAACGCCCTTAACGAAGAGCTGATCGCCGCCCTTAACGGTGCGTTCTCGAATCTCCCGCAAGGAACTCGCGTCGTCGTCATCCGTGGCGAAGGGAAGTCGTTTTGCGCCGGTGGCGACCTTAACTGGATGCGGAAGGCGGCGAGCTACACCGAAGACGAAAACCGTCGGGACGCGATGGAAATCGGCAAGCTGTTTGCAAACGTAGCCAACTGTCCGGCGGCGGTTATCGCGCAAGTGCACGGCGCGGCCTTTGGAGGGGGTGCGGGGTTGGTCTCAGCCGCCGATCTTTCGGTCGCGGCGGAAGGCACCTTATTCTCGTTCAGCGAGGCGCGCCTGGGATTGATTCCGGCCACGATCTCGGGTTTCGTCATCGACAAGATCGGCGCCGGACAGGCACGGGCCCTCTTTGCAACCGCCGAAGCGTTCGACGCCCGCCGGGCCTACGAGATCGGGCTTGTGCATGCCTGCGTCCCCGAGCCCGAGTTGGAGGAAGTCGTCCGGACCAAAGTGGCGAGCATTCTCAAGAATGGTCCCCAAGCCGTGGCCAAATCCAAGCGGCTCGTATTGGATGCACCGCTCCCACTCGGTGAATGCGTCAACCGGCTGGCCGAGGCACGCGCCAGCGAAGAAGGCCGGGAAGGAGTTGCGGCGTTCCTGGAGAAGCGTCCAGCCGCATTTGTGGCCGAGCCATGA